The proteins below come from a single Pseudomonadota bacterium genomic window:
- a CDS encoding ABC transporter permease: MIAVIADREFRALFGSPLAWAILAVVQVLLAYVFLTRIQLFVEFQPRLLGLERSPGLTDIVVAPLFGSAGIVLLLVAPMLTMRMIAEERRNGTLQLLYAAPVSMLEIVLGKFLGLMAFFLVTLLMIAAMPLSLLLGGGLDLGQFAAGLLGLGLLLAAFVAVGLFLSSVTDHPTVAGIASFGALLLLWIIEWPAGSEEGTGLFAYLSMVRHFQSLLKGVFNSVDVFYFLLLIAVFLILTVWRLDADRLQH, from the coding sequence ATGATCGCCGTCATCGCCGATCGCGAGTTCCGCGCACTTTTCGGATCGCCTTTGGCATGGGCGATCCTTGCCGTGGTCCAGGTGCTCCTAGCCTACGTTTTTCTAACGCGCATCCAGCTCTTCGTGGAATTTCAGCCGCGTCTTTTGGGCCTGGAACGCTCTCCCGGACTGACCGATATTGTCGTCGCCCCTCTCTTCGGCAGCGCCGGCATCGTGCTCCTCCTGGTCGCGCCCATGCTCACCATGCGCATGATCGCCGAGGAACGGCGTAACGGGACCTTGCAACTCCTCTACGCCGCCCCGGTCTCCATGCTTGAGATCGTGCTAGGGAAATTCCTCGGACTCATGGCCTTTTTCCTGGTGACGCTCTTGATGATCGCCGCCATGCCGCTGTCGCTGCTCCTGGGCGGCGGCCTCGACCTCGGACAGTTCGCTGCGGGACTTTTAGGCCTCGGTTTGCTCTTGGCGGCGTTTGTCGCCGTGGGACTGTTCCTGTCCTCCGTGACGGACCATCCCACCGTCGCGGGGATTGCGAGCTTCGGCGCGCTCTTGCTCCTTTGGATCATCGAGTGGCCCGCCGGATCCGAGGAAGGCACGGGCCTTTTTGCCTACTTATCCATGGTGCGTCACTTTCAATCCTTGCTCAAGGGGGTGTTCAATTCGGTGGACGTGTTTTATTTTCTACTCTTGATCGCCGTGTTCCTGATTCTCACCGTGTGGCGGCTGGACGCGGACCGGCTGCAACACTAG
- a CDS encoding DUF4340 domain-containing protein produces MSVIGARLRLNAILLAVLSVLVFVVISEPGKQEEAPRPTISSIAPKSVNSIRIARPGGENVELHKEGGHWLLKQPFSVRADEPRVQALLDFLEDESQDAFPAKDHDLKRFGLAEPAIRLQVDDSLFTFGDANPLSGRRYVLHEDTIHLAADTIYPALTVSAEELATPRLLQEGTEPVKLTLPKYVLSRGAKGHWKLSPPDPRISSAALQKLVDEWRYAQALAVRRKQERTSQGTIRIEFRAGTPVQFEILAKNPEFILARSDLELEYAMPAETGQRLLEPQKATKPPAAAKSTPASPEKPLTPRQ; encoded by the coding sequence ATGAGTGTCATAGGCGCGCGGCTGCGCCTCAATGCCATCCTGCTGGCGGTACTCTCAGTGCTTGTGTTCGTCGTGATCTCGGAACCGGGCAAGCAAGAGGAAGCGCCCCGGCCGACGATCAGCTCCATCGCGCCGAAAAGCGTGAACAGCATCCGCATCGCCCGTCCCGGCGGGGAAAACGTTGAACTTCACAAAGAAGGCGGGCACTGGTTGTTAAAACAACCCTTCTCGGTGCGCGCCGATGAACCGCGGGTCCAGGCTCTACTCGACTTTCTGGAAGACGAGAGTCAAGACGCGTTCCCGGCCAAGGATCATGATCTCAAGCGCTTCGGCCTCGCAGAACCGGCGATACGCTTGCAAGTCGACGACTCGCTCTTTACCTTCGGCGACGCGAATCCCTTGAGCGGCCGGCGCTACGTGCTTCACGAGGATACGATTCACCTCGCCGCCGACACGATCTACCCGGCCTTAACGGTCTCGGCGGAGGAGCTCGCGACTCCGCGTCTCCTCCAAGAGGGGACCGAACCGGTCAAATTGACCTTGCCGAAATACGTGCTTTCACGCGGCGCCAAGGGCCACTGGAAATTATCGCCGCCCGACCCGCGGATTAGCTCCGCTGCGCTGCAAAAGCTGGTAGATGAATGGCGGTACGCTCAGGCTCTTGCCGTGCGCCGAAAGCAGGAAAGAACATCGCAAGGGACGATAAGGATCGAGTTTCGGGCGGGGACACCGGTCCAGTTTGAGATCCTTGCGAAAAACCCTGAATTCATCTTGGCGCGTTCCGATCTCGAGTTGGAGTACGCAATGCCCGCCGAGACGGGTCAGCGTCTGCTCGAACCTCAAAAGGCTACCAAGCCGCCCGCGGCGGCGAAGAGTACACCCGCGTCGCCCGAAAAGCCGCTAACCCCCCGACAATAG
- the mutM gene encoding bifunctional DNA-formamidopyrimidine glycosylase/DNA-(apurinic or apyrimidinic site) lyase has product MPELPEVETTLRGITPYLLGNTVAAVLVRDGRLRWPVAPELRRELPGRSVAGVRRRGKYLLISFEHGHVILHLGMSGSLRILPSDTPPEKHDHVDLVLIDALCLRLRDPRRFGAVLWTREPALTHPLLAKLGPEPWDVHGDYLHQRAQGRRQAVKSFIMNSKTVVGVGNIYANESLFAAGIHPARPARSVSRLRYARLASSIRRVLDDAIDAGGTTLRDFVDSRGRPGYFAQNLEVYDRGGLVCHHCGARVRHKRIGQRSAYFCIMCQR; this is encoded by the coding sequence ATGCCCGAGCTCCCGGAAGTCGAAACCACGTTGCGCGGGATCACACCGTATCTTCTCGGCAACACCGTGGCCGCCGTGCTGGTGCGCGACGGGCGCTTGCGCTGGCCCGTCGCGCCGGAGTTGCGGCGTGAGCTGCCCGGCCGATCGGTGGCCGGGGTGCGGCGGCGCGGCAAGTATCTTCTCATCAGTTTTGAGCATGGGCATGTCATCCTTCACCTAGGCATGTCCGGCAGCTTGCGAATACTCCCCAGCGATACGCCACCGGAGAAACATGATCACGTCGATCTTGTATTAATTGACGCGCTTTGCTTGCGGCTGCGCGATCCGCGCCGCTTCGGCGCCGTACTCTGGACCCGTGAACCGGCGTTAACCCATCCGTTGCTGGCGAAATTGGGACCGGAGCCCTGGGATGTCCACGGTGATTATCTCCATCAACGGGCGCAAGGGCGGCGGCAAGCGGTTAAATCCTTTATTATGAACAGTAAAACGGTGGTAGGCGTGGGGAATATCTACGCCAACGAGTCACTGTTCGCGGCTGGTATTCATCCGGCCCGGCCGGCGCGTAGCGTCTCGCGGCTACGTTATGCGCGCCTCGCCAGCAGCATCCGCCGCGTGTTGGATGACGCCATCGACGCGGGCGGCACGACCTTGCGCGACTTCGTCGACAGCCGTGGGCGGCCCGGATACTTTGCTCAAAACCTCGAGGTTTACGATCGCGGCGGCCTTGTCTGCCACCACTGCGGCGCGCGCGTAAGGCATAAGCGGATCGGTCAGCGCTCGGCGTATTTCTGTATCATGTGCCAGCGCTAG
- a CDS encoding ABC transporter ATP-binding protein: protein MSADILIDVQHLYRYYGEVCAVNDVSFSVRRGEVLGLLGPNGAGKTSTMQMISGTLAPSAGAITVGGIDILESPKAAKANLGYLPEHPPLYRDMRVDEYLFYCARLHRIHRHQCGAVLAKIKSRCGLGDAGRRLIGNLSKGYQQRVGIAQAILHAPAVVILDEPTVGLDPIQIREIRDLIGELRGDHSVILSTHILPEVQAVCDRVLIIHQGRLVLDDSVERLTRRQPVTGLRIALRQPPDVAQLQAIAGVDQVERLDSNRFVLRHPPDRNPADGVVDLAVQRRWGLFELVPETRSLEETFVQLTAGERLAGGEQPLEEAFP from the coding sequence ATGAGCGCGGATATCCTCATCGACGTGCAACACCTTTACCGCTACTACGGCGAGGTCTGCGCCGTCAATGACGTGAGCTTTTCGGTCCGCCGCGGCGAGGTATTGGGTTTACTCGGTCCCAATGGCGCGGGTAAAACCAGTACCATGCAGATGATCAGTGGGACCCTGGCCCCAAGCGCCGGCGCCATCACGGTCGGCGGTATCGACATCCTCGAATCACCCAAGGCGGCCAAAGCCAATCTCGGCTATCTTCCCGAGCATCCCCCCTTGTACCGGGACATGAGAGTCGATGAATACCTTTTTTATTGCGCGCGGCTGCATAGGATCCACCGCCATCAATGCGGCGCCGTGCTCGCCAAAATCAAGTCGCGCTGCGGCTTAGGGGACGCCGGACGGCGGCTCATCGGCAACCTGTCGAAGGGCTACCAGCAACGCGTCGGAATCGCGCAGGCGATTTTGCACGCGCCCGCGGTGGTGATTCTCGATGAACCGACGGTCGGGCTCGACCCCATCCAAATCCGAGAGATCCGGGATCTCATCGGCGAGTTACGCGGCGATCACAGCGTCATCCTCTCGACCCATATTCTTCCCGAGGTGCAAGCCGTCTGCGACCGGGTGCTGATCATTCACCAAGGCCGCCTGGTGCTGGACGATTCCGTGGAGCGCCTGACGCGTCGACAGCCGGTGACCGGGCTTCGCATTGCCCTGCGGCAACCGCCCGATGTAGCGCAGCTGCAAGCCATCGCGGGCGTCGACCAAGTTGAGCGATTGGACTCCAACCGCTTTGTCCTGCGACATCCGCCGGATCGCAATCCCGCGGATGGCGTGGTCGATCTGGCGGTGCAGCGGCGCTGGGGCTTATTCGAGCTTGTTCCCGAAACCCGTTCGCTGGAAGAGACCTTCGTGCAACTGACCGCCGGTGAGAGACTGGCAGGAGGGGAGCAGCCGCTGGAGGAGGCGTTCCCATGA
- a CDS encoding GGDEF domain-containing protein — protein MTQMDSLTGIAIADRCRFDEVFPVEWQRAKRSGRAVSLVLVDIDSFKSFNVEYGSAAGNECLRRVAEKLYTEGKRAGDLVARYGETEFALILPEINQMGGISLAESIRAAIAHLDIPHAHSPVAPHVTVSLGVATRVPEIDSHPDELLKLAEHALSQAKREGRDRVVFADHLGQAAA, from the coding sequence ATGACGCAGATGGACAGTTTGACGGGTATCGCGATCGCGGACCGCTGCCGATTCGACGAGGTATTTCCGGTGGAATGGCAACGCGCCAAGCGTAGCGGAAGAGCCGTCTCCTTGGTTTTGGTCGATATTGACAGTTTTAAAAGCTTCAACGTCGAATACGGATCCGCGGCCGGCAATGAGTGCCTGCGTCGTGTGGCCGAGAAACTCTACACCGAGGGCAAACGTGCCGGTGATCTAGTCGCACGTTATGGGGAAACCGAGTTCGCGCTGATTCTTCCCGAGATCAACCAGATGGGCGGAATAAGCCTGGCGGAGTCGATCCGCGCCGCGATAGCGCACCTCGACATACCCCATGCCCATTCACCTGTCGCGCCTCACGTGACCGTAAGCCTCGGCGTCGCTACGCGTGTCCCCGAGATAGATTCGCACCCGGACGAATTGCTGAAGCTCGCGGAGCACGCGCTTTCTCAGGCAAAGCGGGAAGGCCGCGATCGCGTGGTGTTCGCCGATCATTTGGGTCAAGCGGCGGCTTAA
- a CDS encoding heparan-alpha-glucosaminide N-acetyltransferase domain-containing protein gives MNRLIALDWLRGLVMVLMALDHASIFYNPGRLALDSAATYIAGVPLPPEQFLTRWLTHLCAPTFVFLAGTVLALRIDQRVARADPPQDIDRDLLIRGAVVASFDLVFAPLIGGKWVLQVMFAIGASMVLMVALRRVGDAWLLLLALGWFVGGELLATHFFWVPGQRDPPVGLAVLMAVYYSPHLVILYPVLPWLAVMLSGWVFGRYLSKKGASPQNYPVRLLALLGVGLVWIYIVVRAANGYGNMGLLRGDEGWVQWLHVSKYPPSLSFITMELGLMALICAALMVLEGYIKPSRNNLLVVFGQTPLFFYFLHFSLLALSAGVLGVGGAGGLAWAYGAAGIVLTVLYPFCRWYRNYKFAHPQSLTRYF, from the coding sequence TTGAATCGTCTGATTGCGCTCGATTGGCTGCGAGGGTTGGTCATGGTGCTCATGGCCTTGGATCACGCCTCGATCTTCTATAATCCAGGACGGCTGGCGCTGGATTCGGCAGCGACCTATATAGCGGGTGTACCCCTACCGCCGGAGCAGTTTCTAACGCGGTGGCTAACGCATCTGTGTGCGCCGACGTTCGTTTTCCTTGCAGGCACGGTACTCGCCCTGAGGATCGATCAACGCGTGGCCCGCGCAGATCCGCCGCAAGATATCGACCGGGACCTATTGATCCGCGGCGCGGTGGTTGCTTCCTTCGACCTCGTGTTCGCCCCCCTCATTGGGGGCAAATGGGTGTTGCAAGTCATGTTCGCCATCGGGGCGAGCATGGTGCTGATGGTCGCCCTACGCCGTGTGGGTGATGCTTGGCTCTTGCTGCTCGCGCTGGGGTGGTTTGTTGGCGGAGAATTGCTTGCTACCCACTTTTTTTGGGTGCCGGGCCAACGCGACCCACCGGTCGGGCTCGCCGTCCTCATGGCGGTGTACTACAGTCCGCATCTCGTCATCCTCTATCCCGTACTGCCTTGGCTCGCGGTCATGCTGAGCGGATGGGTATTTGGGCGTTACCTGTCGAAGAAGGGCGCAAGTCCACAAAACTACCCGGTGAGGTTACTAGCCTTGCTGGGGGTCGGGCTGGTTTGGATATATATCGTGGTCCGCGCGGCCAATGGTTATGGCAACATGGGGCTGTTACGCGGCGATGAGGGCTGGGTGCAATGGCTACATGTCAGCAAGTACCCGCCAAGCCTGAGCTTTATAACGATGGAACTTGGTTTAATGGCCTTGATATGCGCGGCGCTAATGGTTCTAGAAGGCTACATCAAGCCGAGCCGCAACAATCTCCTGGTCGTCTTTGGCCAGACACCGCTGTTCTTCTACTTTCTACATTTCTCGCTCCTAGCGTTATCAGCGGGCGTACTCGGGGTCGGGGGTGCGGGTGGACTCGCGTGGGCCTATGGTGCAGCGGGCATTGTCCTTACGGTTCTGTATCCCTTCTGTCGTTGGTATCGAAACTACAAGTTCGCGCATCCTCAATCCCTAACGCGTTATTTCTAG
- a CDS encoding GldG family protein, which yields MLISAKTRRHLRINSTLFAAFLIGIAGMLAWLSTRYGITADWTSTGRHTLSEASAALLKRLDKPVEITAYARPDPALRDLIQGLVDRYRRVQPNITLRFVNPDTAPDELRELGIRVDGELVVRYGGRGEQVQEHSEEQLSNALQRLLRTGERWIVFLEGHGERDPQGDANHDLSQWAQRLTGRGLKVQGINLGAKAVIPDNTSVLVIASPQVRFLPGEVDLVLRYLDRGGNLLWLAEPGSLQGLERLAEALGLVLERGTIVDPATALFGIDHPAMAPVTNYGPEIPVAGSRFITVFPYARAIKLNPKKGWRGAPILSVGSQTWAETGKLEGEIAYDQGKDLQGPLDIGVRLTRERPARDKSAGTPRTAADKNADKAGEQRVIVVGDGDFLSNSYLGNSGNLDLGLRIINWLATDDILVDVPAHRSVDTKLDLTDTETAIIGFGFLFLIPALLGGIGFYVWLRRRRA from the coding sequence ATGCTGATCTCCGCCAAGACCCGCCGTCATCTCCGCATCAACAGTACGCTTTTCGCCGCGTTCCTCATCGGGATAGCCGGCATGCTCGCGTGGCTCAGCACCCGCTATGGCATCACGGCCGATTGGACTAGCACCGGCCGCCATACCCTGTCGGAAGCCAGCGCGGCTCTGCTGAAACGATTGGATAAACCGGTGGAAATAACAGCCTATGCCCGCCCCGATCCCGCGCTCCGCGATCTGATCCAGGGCCTCGTGGACCGTTACCGCCGCGTTCAGCCGAATATTACGCTGCGCTTTGTGAACCCCGATACCGCCCCTGATGAGCTGCGCGAGCTCGGCATCCGCGTGGACGGAGAGCTCGTGGTCCGCTATGGCGGCCGTGGCGAACAGGTTCAGGAACATAGCGAAGAACAGTTGAGCAACGCGTTGCAGCGGCTGCTGCGCACCGGGGAACGCTGGATCGTGTTCCTCGAAGGACACGGCGAGCGCGATCCCCAAGGCGATGCCAACCACGATCTATCGCAATGGGCGCAACGTTTGACTGGCCGGGGGCTTAAGGTGCAAGGGATCAACCTCGGCGCAAAGGCGGTTATCCCCGACAACACCTCCGTGCTGGTGATCGCCAGCCCGCAGGTCCGGTTCCTGCCCGGCGAGGTCGATCTCGTCCTGCGTTACCTCGACAGGGGCGGTAATCTGCTCTGGCTGGCCGAGCCCGGCTCGCTCCAGGGCCTCGAACGCCTTGCCGAGGCGCTTGGCCTGGTTCTGGAACGCGGTACGATCGTGGACCCCGCCACAGCGCTTTTCGGCATCGATCATCCCGCCATGGCGCCGGTGACGAACTACGGCCCCGAGATCCCCGTCGCGGGGTCCCGGTTTATCACGGTATTTCCCTACGCCCGCGCCATCAAGCTAAATCCCAAGAAGGGCTGGCGGGGCGCGCCCATCTTGAGCGTGGGATCGCAAACCTGGGCCGAGACAGGCAAGCTCGAAGGCGAGATTGCTTACGATCAAGGCAAGGATCTGCAAGGGCCGCTCGATATCGGCGTGCGCCTGACTCGTGAGCGGCCGGCGCGGGACAAGAGCGCGGGAACACCACGCACGGCAGCGGATAAAAACGCCGATAAAGCCGGTGAGCAGCGCGTAATCGTGGTCGGTGACGGCGATTTTCTATCCAACAGTTATCTCGGGAACAGCGGCAACCTCGACCTCGGCCTCAGAATCATCAACTGGCTCGCCACGGATGATATTCTCGTCGATGTACCCGCCCACCGCAGCGTGGATACCAAGCTCGACCTCACCGATACCGAAACCGCGATCATCGGCTTCGGATTCCTGTTCCTGATACCGGCCTTGCTCGGGGGCATCGGGTTCTACGTGTGGTTGCGGCGCCGGCGCGCATAG
- a CDS encoding alkaline phosphatase: MKHKHPNLAVRSAFFTLATTVAAPVAIGAEPAVQGPESVSDWFDAGQEYIENAKKLFPIRHRAKNVIFFVGDGMGVSTVTAARILEGQQMGKPGEEHSLFFEKLPYVALSKVYSWDQQTPDSAPTSTAMVTGYKARESMLAVDHTTARYECDPGVIASKSLETILEQAAHAGKHTGVVTTARLTHATPAANYAHTAVRDWESDSEIRSHEETNGLPAGSCMVKDIARQLIELPNAVKDSLKVALGGGRSYFQPDTLVDPEDGGTNMGRRKDGRDLTAEWVSTRGTGAKFVYDQAGFDAADPAATSYLLGLFERSHVEYEHDRASDTGGEPSLSEMTAKAIQMLKNNKRGFYLHVESGRIDHAHHAGNPYRALTDTIEFAKAIQKAYEMTDPDKTLIIVTADHSHVFTIAGYPHRGNPILGKVAEVPNVDGDPTELQSDALGLPYTTLSYANGPGYTGASDLQPAGLKTFPHDPASFTNGALRPDMTSVDTTVPGFMPESTVPLSSETHSGEDVAIYASGPKAHLVRGVMEQNWIYHVMKEAFRF; encoded by the coding sequence ATGAAACACAAACACCCGAATCTGGCCGTACGCAGCGCTTTCTTCACCCTCGCTACAACGGTGGCGGCTCCCGTGGCGATCGGGGCCGAGCCCGCGGTACAAGGACCCGAATCGGTATCCGACTGGTTCGATGCCGGCCAGGAGTACATAGAGAACGCAAAAAAGCTTTTCCCGATAAGGCACCGGGCCAAGAATGTGATCTTCTTTGTCGGTGATGGCATGGGAGTCTCTACCGTGACGGCTGCCCGCATCTTGGAAGGGCAGCAGATGGGTAAGCCCGGTGAGGAGCATAGCTTGTTCTTCGAGAAGTTGCCCTATGTCGCGCTGTCCAAGGTTTATTCTTGGGACCAGCAGACCCCCGATTCTGCACCGACGAGCACCGCCATGGTCACCGGCTACAAGGCGCGCGAGAGCATGCTCGCGGTCGACCACACCACGGCACGCTATGAGTGCGATCCGGGAGTGATCGCCTCGAAGTCGCTAGAGACGATCCTCGAGCAGGCTGCCCATGCCGGTAAACACACCGGCGTGGTCACGACCGCGCGGCTGACGCATGCGACCCCGGCCGCGAACTACGCGCACACGGCGGTGCGTGACTGGGAGAGTGACAGCGAGATCCGCTCGCATGAGGAAACGAACGGATTGCCCGCTGGTTCCTGCATGGTGAAAGATATCGCCCGCCAACTCATCGAGCTGCCGAACGCAGTCAAGGACAGCCTGAAGGTTGCCCTGGGCGGCGGTCGGTCCTATTTTCAACCGGACACCCTGGTCGATCCGGAAGACGGCGGCACCAACATGGGTCGCCGCAAGGATGGCCGCGACCTGACCGCCGAGTGGGTGAGCACGCGCGGCACCGGCGCCAAGTTTGTCTATGACCAGGCAGGCTTCGACGCGGCGGATCCAGCGGCGACCAGCTACTTGCTCGGGTTGTTCGAACGCTCGCATGTGGAATACGAGCATGACCGTGCGAGCGACACGGGGGGTGAGCCCTCGCTGTCCGAGATGACCGCGAAGGCGATCCAGATGCTTAAGAATAACAAGCGGGGCTTCTACCTGCACGTGGAGAGCGGGCGCATCGACCACGCACACCACGCTGGTAACCCTTATCGGGCCCTCACCGACACCATCGAGTTCGCGAAGGCAATCCAAAAAGCTTACGAGATGACCGATCCCGACAAGACGCTCATCATCGTGACCGCCGACCACAGTCATGTGTTCACGATCGCCGGCTACCCCCATCGCGGCAACCCGATCCTCGGTAAAGTAGCTGAGGTGCCGAACGTAGACGGCGATCCGACGGAACTCCAAAGCGATGCGCTCGGTCTGCCTTACACCACGCTGAGCTATGCCAACGGCCCCGGGTACACCGGTGCGTCCGATCTCCAGCCTGCCGGCCTCAAGACATTCCCGCACGATCCGGCGTCCTTCACCAACGGCGCATTGCGGCCCGACATGACCAGCGTCGACACCACGGTACCGGGCTTCATGCCGGAATCGACGGTACCGCTCTCTTCGGAAACGCATTCGGGTGAGGATGTGGCGATCTACGCCAGCGGTCCCAAAGCGCACCTCGTGCGCGGCGTCATGGAACAGAACTGGATCTATCACGTGATGAAGGAAGCCTTCCGCTTCTAA